The DNA region AATCAAGATAGCATCATTCtcatatattttcatcataaaaaaaatgCGGAGATCTTCATTACTATTATGTGTGCTGAGAAATCAGGAAGCAGTTTTTGTTTACTGAATCTTAAATATACTGGATCTATAACGTAGTAGGTATCGTTAGAACCTTAATTGATCCTCCCTGTATGAAGAGAACTGTGAGAATCCTGAATCATTCCACGGCGCATCGTGTATTTTACGTTATATCATCGAATTAAGTTTCATTATCGGAAAATATATCGCTTTTAAATACCTGCCAATTAGCGTTCGCCTTCCGATGAGGAAATGGTTCTGCTATTGTCGGTATCCATTTCTTTGTTAGTACGCCATTATCACATTTCTTCGGTGATAATCACCTCTTCACGGGTCTGTTGGAaaaagctcattatgaaataatTAAAATACAGATAAACTGTTCTGCGATCAACTACCTAGAATTTTAATCCGCAGTACCGTGAAAACACCAGCGGCAATGTTTTTCCGGAGACCTTTAATTACTTGTTGATTTCCAGGGAGGCGTTCGATTCTAGAATGCAATATCAACCCTTACGAACTGATGTCAACGGAGTCGGATCAGCCGGCCCAAGACAGTAGTATCACTTTCGTTAACGGTCAGAGAATCAGAGTGAGACCGCAAGCTCCTGAGCCGGACTACGAGGACGTAGAGGAGAATCAATCGCCAAAAAAATTCCAACCGGACCACCAAACGAAAAATCCGTCGACTTTCACCGCTGAGAATGCCGCCAAGTCGTCCAGATCCAAGCCCAATCGAATTGCCCCAGACCCACCGCCAGTGTCGCAGCTAGGGAAAGACCAGGATCGGAATAGCCCTTTCAAATCGATACTGAAGAAGTCGACGCGTTCTAGCGATTCGAAAATGCTCACCTACTCTGGACGATCGAAAGCTGGTTCGCATTTTTATCTACCCATGCCTAATTCGTCAAGGAAAAAAGTGCAGTTTCTGGTTGAGCATTCCGAAAATGGAGACGAGACAACTGAATGCGGTGTAGGTGAGGTAGTGCCAGATTACGACCAAGATCAAGCAGATCAGGAAATGCAGGAGAAGGAAAGTGTGGTAGATGTTTCTGAAGAGGAGGAATCTTCGAATTCTGAAGGTGAGGGAATATTTTCTAGAAATTATATTATCTAACTTCTCTCATCCTCATTTCTCTACAAATGTTCAACATGTTATTGGGGTATCattgcaaaaaattaaattaaattaggTACTgcctttgaacgaaaatttttgaatgCAGACCAATTCTCGCATTTATTTGAAGATCACAATTTCTATCTCATAAGTTATATATTATActgggtggcccaccccagacgcagCGCTCATTTCGAGGGagtgaataaagatattttgaaaatattttcttgtggtgtgtgtaggctGTTCAAAAGCaatatttaaaattattgtcatatatacagggtcaagATATGGACCAAAGTAACACTTTTTGAATGTAACCCTCTgcatttgacctcaaaaatgaaatggcaaGCAAAAATTATGATGATGATTCTATCTTAGAAGGatcatttacgagataatggcgaaaatggtttacctactagttttgaattaaaagtcgaaaattgctcagaaactatcaggtttagatggAGGAAAATTTCATAAAGATagttcgaaattaatttttacgttcaacgagatatcgaaataccgggtgtgccatttgaaataagaaagttttcgacgattatttgtagctgatatttgagaattaattaggatcactctgtatattccagagttggaattttcttctatatgtaggagtagccaacttgtctacttaaaaaaattctctctgtatgctggcgtaactagtttcttcaatttaaaaaaaactccatattttcgattctTCGCCATTATCTCaggtgcttctgagctataaaaTAATCTAatgaaactcatcataatttgagcttggcATTCcctttttgaggtcaaatatacgGTGTTACATTTAagaaagtgtaactttggtcaatatctttgttttcgaacaccctgtcactgcgcaaaaaaattaacgcacattatggaaatctcaaatttattccacaactgaaggtgttctcaatgataattatttctatcagaattatgcatgcatatgttatccactttcaacggttttcttcaatacagatgttttttcccaacaggaataaaaaaagatgatattatcagattttgaatgtattggctccattctaaaatcagttattCTCGATCagttctagtgatcaatagtttttttttcgtttgattttctacactcgatcgctatgcaacgcgaaacacgcaatttgacccaagaggaatgtgcccaagcggtagttttgcgagaagaagggtgaacatacacaagaattgcagaaaggtttggagtttcccatacaagtgtgtccagaatattGCTGCGATTCAGGAAggcaggtatgaatgtccgaagaccaggacagggaagaccacgggtaacaactgccattcaagaacgttacttgagagtttcttcgttgagacaacggtttgcaaccgctcgcctcctgcaaattcagcttgaacaaactcatgagaagcaaattagcactcagacaataagaaatcgccgcagagaatatgatttaaggcctctcGAATGAattggccagcaagaagtccagatctcaatccgattgagcaggtttgggacaacctcaatagaaggctgagaagttcagaaaatcatccagctactcttaacgACTTAGGAATCAAActtggagaaatctgggaaggattagatcagaacattttaatatcactcattttgagtatgaaccgtcgttgcggagctgtaattaacgcaaggggtggaaataccaagtattaaatcacttatcagcatttcagtattttgaaaattgttcatttctctcctttcacataagattcggtgaaatcctgaatttttcttccatttaatgtgtcttgtttcgttcaaaaccttcccgagagaacataaaaaataagttataaagtctatgtagagttaactttcattcaaattgagattttcagaatgtgcgttaatttttttgcgcagtgtatgacaataattttaaattgtgctttgcgACATCCTACagacaccacaagaaaagattttcaaaatatcttcacttactccctcaaaatgagcgccgcgtctggggtgggccacccggtatagtatataaatcaaaatttcttctGACGATACTCTTCGACCAATTTATCTTCACCAGGAACAAGTTGCATGTttaaatttataaataattttttacagATAACGATTCTAGGATGTGCACCCTACGTCGAAGTACTAGCGAAAGATTCAAGGTCGAGCCCCAAAAGGTTGTTTTTCTCGATACGATGGCAATTCGAGTAAAGCAGCCGCGAGGAGATTCACGTGAAACCTTTAACAATTGCGATCTCCAAAAGCTCGACGGTTTGATACCCAAACGAAAACTAAGCCCTAGGCCCAAGGAACCACCCCCACTTCCACCACCTAAAGACCAAGGTCATTGTGATGTCAGCAGTGAAGACCAATTAACATCAAATGAAATATGTGCAGAGTTTGATCAGCCACTTCTAGTATCTCCTATGAGAAGAGAATCGAtcaaaaaaaagcaaaaaattAACACTGAGGCAAACATTGAAAACAAAGAAGCGGAAGGCactgaaaatataaaagaaaacatTGAAAACGAACAAACTAAAGAACAAAACGCAAACTCCTCATTAACTGAAAACACAGATAACCCTTTTTCAATGCAGAATGAAACACAACTGATAGCCAACAATGAATTTCCTGATCATGCACTTGTTTCTGTTGACTGCAAGGAAAACGCAATCCAAAAAAGTTCATCCATGCCTGAAACAGAGTCAACGAATGAGGAACCAACATTCAAGGCAGACATAAAGGAAATACGAAATAAATTCGAAAATCCAACCGAGCAGATACCGCAAGCACCACCTCGTAAAAGGAGCAACAACAAGCAACCGGGCCTTAATGTTCAGATTGTGACTGATTCTTGGAACAATgaaaaacatcgaaaaataCTCACCGAGGATGATGAGGCAGAGACAAAGGTTACACAAGATTCGCCCTGTACAGAAAATTCGAAAGATATTTCTATACCAATAACTACAGAAAATTTGGCTCAAGGCAAAAACAGCTATCTTAAAAATAACACATCTGAAAATATCGATTGTGACGAAAATTCTCCATCAACACAGATTCGCGATAATTCTGGATCAGTATCTCCTTCAATGGACTATAGCAACAAGACTGTGGTGAAAATAACACCTTCATCCTCACCAGTACATCGAATTCAGATCAAAAATGAATTCCCAGAAACTGCCAATATTCAAACTATAACCATATCAGAACACACCCAAAGAAAAACGTCAATAATGATCAATGGTGATGATTGTTACTCCACAGTCAACGTCAATGATGACGTTCCCATTTATCAGTCATCAGTGGTAGTCAAAGGTCACGGCATATCTGAAAACAATCTCAAGAATAGTAGAAGAAGCAGCTCAGTTTATATCACCGGACGATTCGAAGAAGAAGATGCTTCGAAACAGAAATCCTTCGCTGAAGAAAATAACTACAAAAATGAACCCCACTATTGCACATGCAAGAACAATTCCGGGGAAATAACCAAAGAGAAAGAAGAGAAGCAAATTCCAACAGAGAATAAAACGATCAAAGCTGTTGAGAAAACTGAGAAAAATGTCGATATCTGTATCAGACCTTCAACACCAGATATGTTGAGAGAGATCTTGAGGGATCCCGTAGAAGCAGTTAAGCGCAACCTAGTCCCTCACATCTGTGGGAAATCAGATTTGCAAAGGAGACCACGCGACTTAAAACTGAAGAACTACTACCCGATGATCCCACTCAAAGAAACCGATGTGTCGTGCATCAAGGATAATGGCGCCAAAGAGGGATCACCTTTGCGACCTTggaatttcgactctttgatgGAAGACGACAAAGATGCTTGTTCTGAGCATAGTTCTTCGACCCAATACGAATTCGTTGATCCTGGATCAGACTGTTACACAGACCACAGCAACAGAAGTTCCGTTACCGAGGAAGAACTGTCGAACAGAACCAAGTTTTATGAGTTATTAGCTGAATCTTCATTGATGGAAGTATCAGAAAATGAGGATCATCACTATGAATGTATCAACAGGCATGACAACGATCCTATTTATGAAGAAATCGAAATTCCACCCCCTTTACCATCGAACCCCCCTCCCATAAGTTTGTTGGATGATTTAAAGTTGGATAAAGAGTTTACCACCAGGTGAGTTTAATACTAATTTATTCAACACCTTAAGATGCGGAGGAATCATTTTTCACATATTATGACTTCGAATGTCTTTTTGTTTCAGGTCTATCTTCGAAGGGGCTTCCAAATACGACATCCTCAGTTACTTAGTTGATGCCAAAGAGAGAGGAATTGTCCCTGAGGATTCGTACACATTCTCCAGTATAAATGGTGATTACCCGAAAGAATCCAGCCCCAAAATCAGTCATATCAACAGTTCTAGCGATCTCAGTGAGGACAATTCTTTGGTGATCTCGGGATCTTTGACCGAcgataaaattcaattttccaagAATTCAGAAATCGAAAGGAATGATTCAGGTGTAGGTTCGGAAACTAGCAAGAGTTCCTTGAGTAAATATAGGTCGAAACCAGTGGCTTCTTCCCTTTGCGAAGACTGTGAAACACGTCTTGAATCCTTGAACGACGACGACCAAATGCTATGCAGGAAATGTTTGAAGAAGAGAAGTGAAAGGAAAGAAATCATTATGGAGATAGTGGAGACTGAGGAGAAATACAGCAAGGATTTGCAAATCATATTAGAGGAGTTCTACCAACCAATGCTCGTGGCAGGTTTACTTACACCTGAACAATTATCCACTATATTCTTGAATGTGGAGGAACTATTGGAAAACAGCCAATCGTTAGCCGAAAGATTACGAGACGCTGTGGAGATAGCTCTAGAGCAAGGAGATGAGGATCTGTTGACTGTAAATATTGGAAAATTGTTCCTAGAAGCCGCTCCTATGCTACACGCCTTCGAAACTTACTGCGTTAGGCAAGGTCCAGCTAGCCTTCTCCTAGCAAGCCTGGAGAAAGAAAAAGAACTGCTAAGAATATTTTTACGCGTTTCCCAAATGGAGAACACTCTGCTCCGAAGAATGAACCTGAATTCGTTCCTAATGGTTCCTGTGCAAAGAGTAACCAAATATCCCCTTCTTCTTGCCAGACTATATAAGGTCACTCCTAATCATAACGAGGTCAGGGAACAACTCAAAGAAGCACAGCATAAAATCGAACTCCATTTGAACCATATGAATTCTCAAACTAAGGACGTACCGAGTAAATTGTGGAGAAGGATCGGCAGCAGCTCTGGTAGAAGACCAAGTACAGAAATGGATCTGGTCAACATAAAGCTGAGGAAGATCGCTGTGGATGTTTTAGAATGGAATCACGAGGAGGCCAAGTTCGCATTGGAGGGAAAATTGTGGTTTACACAACCAACAGATAATAATTGGAGGAAGGGCAGAACAATAAAGTTGTCTCCTGTGAATGCCTTGCTGGTTACCAACGGAAAGGTCTGTTTCTTGAGCAATATGATTTTTGGTATCATTTATAGATTTTCTATAGTAGTACATTAGTCACTTTCCTATTTTTCTCTACAATAAGAAGATATTGTCATGGTCTTTgtacatatttttgaaatactgacaccaaatttgaagaaatgggTTTTGCTATTAATCTTAAAAATATAATTCTTCTGATTTCAATAGggacaaataattgatttgcatAATTTCAAAACTTCTTTTTTCAGTTAACGAACACCAATAAGCCAGAACGTGAAGATAACGCCCTAATATTTCCTAAACATTCCCCCACCAGAGAGGCAGCACTTCTTCTTGTTAGGGACAAAAATGGTCGCTATTCTCTACTGAGAGATCCGTTATACCTAGACCGTTGTGTCATAGCTTCTGATCCTGCCTGGCAAAGTTACTTTGAGGTTCAGGAATTGCTTGGAAAAGAtactttcattttcaaggtgagTTGGAATCATAGGTTAATGTCACTAAGGTccttttctcaatttttgtttatgacTAAAGATGTTATAGTTAACAAAAGTCGTCATTAAGTAGACCTTAAGATTTTGATAGTTgacatttcaagaaaaaaacttcgACTATGAAAAATTCGTGACGTCCTTGACGACAAATTTTGCTGATGTGTATTTAATCATCTAAAGAAAATTCCATGGATGTTACAGGCTGAAGATGAAGAGCAAACGAGGTTATGGTACCAACAGTTGCAATTCCACGCTCAGGGTATGGGTTCTTGGAGGAAACGAAGAAATGCTCTTGCCAACATAATGATGAACGGCATGGGTCTCAGACTGTGAAGCAATAGGAACAAATCCGTTTTATTTATTCTACTTGTTCGAATAGTGACTAATGCAAAGCTTTAATTCGACCTGTGAGAGAATGAATTCCTTCTGATCCCATCCAATTTATTATTTCAGACTTTGAGAATAATAGTAATTTAGCTGTGATATTTTTTCGGAAATGGGTTTATGGGcgtataaatatataattttaattttgtctAATTAGCTTTTTATCACTATTTAATGTATTTTATTGCAGTGAATATATATATGATTGTAtagtatttcaaataaaattttgcaaactttcttttctttattttcaccTGGTATTCTTCTCTTCAAGACTCAACAATTGGAGTAATATATGACTAAGCGatcaacttcaaaattttataggaTGAGCTCCACATAATTGTCccaataaattgaatatttatatAAGTATTAGAGTATAAAAGGCATTACTTTCAAAACACCCTCTATTATCATAAAAATAGATTGCTTCTATATAAAGGTAAAATATAAAACTGTATATACGCAGGAAGACTTAGACCGTAAGGAATTTGGAACattgtttcaatcaagattATTGGATACCTCTACTAGTACAACTACAACTTGTATAACTCTCGTACGTTTCAACCTAGGTGAAAATGGgtggaataaaattttcactgtTATAATGATTTCTCTTTCCCAAAACAAATAATGTTAGTAACTATGCTGCCATCTTAAAACTGAATAACATGATCATTTTCACTTTTAACCAGCATTATTCAACCAAGACACGTGTTTTGCTATCACAGGAGCATCTTCAGGGGGGAATTAAGTGAACTTAATTTATCTCACCAACAAGaaaatgctattgtgatagtgtcttggttaaataactcatttaagtgaaaataatgttttttagcTTCTAGTTTATAGATTCTCATCAACTATCGTTCACATCAGTTCGAATATTCTGCCATCTGTTGGTAGCTCTCTATATATCTCAGTATGATTAAATTTTAATAGAGGACACTACTCGTCTATTAAGTCTTAATCTTGAGCTGTATTTTGGCGTTgaacttttttcaaaaatatgcaATGCCAAAATACGTATATTTCAAAACCCATCGAATATTTTTGACAAATGTTGACGCCAACATACATCAGCTTCAAATTAGAATGAATAGCAAGGTGCATTAAAATCATCTCTTAAATTTTTGgcagtttcaatgaaattctcAATTCGAAACACGATATTTTTCGTTTCAGGTTTTGTGAAGTACAGCACCCTTAAAAAGACTTCATATCGATGAGTTGATATTCATTATGTTGACTTATATTTTGTTGCAATAATTTTTGAACTTAACATATGCTCAAAATAACATTGGATGAAAGAATTTGATATGAAAGCAAAGTTTACCCtcgcccacctgaagatgcccCTGCTATAAAGAAACACGTGTAATGGTTAAATAACTCATGTTTGTAATAAAATTGTAAGTCAGTTTCTTATGGAAAGAAATAcaaagatgtattgatatcttagttagtctagaccagttacatgcataaaaaaatattgcgttaccatagcaacgaaccataactcattagaagtgtcagtgtgaagttagaggtacaaaaagtaaaccagagttacgcaataaattgaaagaaagatttccaccgaaattgtgaaaatcgaaaaatttaagtatcgagccatcatcgagtacctgtatttaaaaaggtaTAGATATaagcagatttatgaagatatgcttaatacccttggtaatcaatgtccttcgtatgcgaccgtgaaaaattggactgcaagcttcaaaagaggtaaatccccgaaaatatcgatgcagttcatgacatgcttttatcagaccgtcgaattgggctaaaacggatatctgaagcactgaatatttcatacgaacgcgttcatcatatagttcacgtcaattaggacatgagaaaaattgctgcaaaatggttccccaaatgtttgaatgttgaccaaaagcgtgcaagggtaaaagcatcgcgacttcttaaaccgaattgttactatggatgagacttgggtacattcctacgatccagaaacaaagtaacaacgaatggaatggcgacactctggatctccaagacctaagaagtttcgtgtccaaaaatctgctggaaaagttcttgtttccggattttgggattgccatggagtaatcatgattgattttttggataagggtaaaacaataaccagagattactattcgatattactgaccagtCTACGGgagaaaattgaagagaaaggacgcggaaagctatccaaaggtgttttttttgcaggacaacgcctctgcacacaaatctcatgttgtcgtgcaaaaaaatcgttgattagggtttgaattactagaacacccccctttttcaccagatttggttccacccgactatcatctctgtcctcaactgaaaaaaagtttaaaaggtcataaattttcttccaacgaggaggtaataaaatctgtggaggtctggtttgctgagcaaaaagaaaaattcGCTTTAATAAAtgcatccaattaagaggagaatatgttgagaaattaaatattttgacattgaaattttgtttggttttatagtaggctaagaaattttcaatatatcctcgttttTTTATAACATGAAGATTGGCTACATGTAGTTACATATTTGAAGGGAGTAGGTTATTTTATTTGTCCTATTGCATTCAACGAATTCGGTGTTTTTCGGTATGGAAGACGAGATAATTTGGTGCATAtgtttaaattttgaaataaaaataaaaaacactaAACGAAGAACACAAAATGATCGTAAGTGAAAAAACTGTAGACACGAATCTCTTTAGACTGAATGTGGGTAATTATTTCTACATATCCTATTGGAAATCTTGCGTGAGAACCCTCAGGTGCTAATGGAATGCagttgaagaagaaaaaaacggATACAAAAATTATAGGCGTGTTCTGGATTATCGAAGAATGAAAATGCACACCGTCAAAATTATAAAGGGGAACGGACAAAATCGTAGCGGAATTTATAGTTCATATTCTCTCGGCTGATTTCagaaaatttgtttttgaattgtAGCTTAATTATTTGGAAAAATAACTGTTCATTTGCTCTCCTCAGATACTTCTTTTCTTGTTATAAACAGGGgtgaataaaaaaatgaaaagtaaGTTCACGAACACATTGGCGGAGCTTGAATTTTTCTCTGTTTCTGAATTTTATTTTCGTTATCAGTTAGTTAAACACTATTGTAGTCATATGTCTCTTTTGTACCAAATTCACGCAGCTTTTATCGATCTCACACTATAGTTCTGTCACATGATGAAGGGAAATTTCAGACAAATATTCTAGACATTCTTGTCAACATTCGATCGGTTTTTTGATAACAATTATTTCATTCTCACGTTGCATATTTGTCGATACTTACAAGGACCTCATACTAATTTCTGGGAAAGTTATAATTGGATATTCCCCGGGAAAACTGTTATAACGAAGAcagaataataatatattaccGGTGATTGTGTATGAGTTCTGTAAATACGAAGCGCCTTGGTAAGATCTGATAACACTTCAGTTGCCGTGATAATTATACTGGTATCTTATCGTAGAATCACTGTTATTTCTCCTGATGAATAATTGGTTTTGGGCAATACAAAAGCGTAAGCGTCCTATTTGTTATTCATGAATGGAACTTCGAAGATTCACAAAAGATAACCAAAGGATTGTAAATTGGTGCATAAATGATCGAtatagaatttaaaaaaaatttagaagagGAGGTGTTAATTAATTCCTCATTTCCACcgatgcacaaaaaataatccTTGGTTCGAGGGCGATAAGGAATTGTTTCACTATTTTTGCCTTTGTggaatttcgaaattattcagaATCCGTACATAATTGGAACAAAGAAAAAGTCATCaatttctataaaaaattttagttcATTTTGAGATGATCATAACAGATATTTCGTCGATGAATAGAAGAAAAAGGAGTTTTATATTACACCCCTAAGATTTCCCTGCCTGAGCACATATGCTAGATAACAAAATGATACCGCGCATGCGGTAATAATTCGCCATTATTTTCCTACCTTATCATATAAAAACATGATGTCATAATTATAAATTCTTGGATAGATAAAATCGAAGAGGACATCAAGTGACCATAATATAACGAATGATTTTTGAGTTACAGAGCATttaagagaatatattgaaaaattcttagcctactatagaaccaagcaAAATTTCagcgtcaaaatattttattactgaacatattctcctcttaattggatacatttattacagcgaacctgcaacgtctttagacctttcaaaaaaaaaatttcttcttgctctgcaaaccagacctccacagcttttattacctcctcgttctaagaaaatttacgacctttcaaactttttatcagttgaggaaagagatgatagtcggatggagccaaatctggttaataaggggggtgttctagtaattcaaacccgaaaatcacgaattttttgcactgcaatatgaaatttgtgtgcaggggcaaaaaaaaaacacctttggttagctttccgcgttttttctctttaatttctttcCCACAGAgaggtcagttatgtcgaatagtaatctccagttattgttctacccttatacaaaaaatcaatcatggcaatcacaaaaaactgaagcaagatcttttccagcaaatttttggacactaaacttcttaggtcttggagaaccagagtgtcgccattccatcgattgttgctttgtttctggatcgttaaaatgtacccaagtttctcatccatagtaacaattcggtttaaaaagtctacatcgttttcaaatcgaacacaggttgaacacgatgcttctacccttgcacgcttttggtcaacattcaaacatttggggatccattttgcagcaatttttctcatgtccaaattgtcgtgaactataagatgaacgcgttcgtatgaaatattcagtgcttcagatatctgttttagcccaattcgacggtctgataaaatcatgtcatgaacttcatcgatattttcgggacaTCACCTTCAATTAGAAATTTACCTCGTTTGAAAattgcagtctaatttttcacggtcgcatacgaaagacattgatcacaaaaggtattaagcatatcttcgtaaatctgcttacctattaacctttttaaatacagttaggtacttgatgatggctcaatactccaatttttcgattttcacaattttcggttttattgcttaactctgatggtttacttttttgacctcaaacacactgacacttctaatgagttattggtCGTTGCTATTGCAACGCAAtagtttttttatgcatggaactggtctaggctaactatagatatcaatacattctcgtataTGATTTTTTACCTATCAAGTTTCGCTGAAACAATTTCTGGACACGAGAAAACGTTTTTTGATTTCGAATTTTTCTGCAGCTTTGATTATGTCACCCTCTGCAATAACTTTGATTTGAAGGAGttcagaaaaatctaattgtgAGTTTCAATGAGCAAACAAATTTCGACGAACAAAAAATGATCAGGTTGTAGACCTCAGAATCGAGATAACCTACTAATTCTGCGGTAAAAACTGAATAGCTCGTTTCCTTTATAATAATACC from Coccinella septempunctata chromosome 1, icCocSept1.1, whole genome shotgun sequence includes:
- the LOC123311920 gene encoding uncharacterized protein LOC123311920, with the translated sequence MAALVSHAMRRYPLSPPDGVFSFNLRNDSTPWSPAQEEGESALSRSMRYADPWLYGSVRGAPPGALVLTPAFVLCSCSDYLNGTKRNGSKKGPTICKKCKGTRVALAQGNGETKFGTVRCYSSTTTSSLQSVSTSTPMRAGTVRVTSSSRPSILPATPDPYDLMRRSRLNSSSEVTSPLRVRSVSPNKRNNVLTSSGRRSILECNINPYELMSTESDQPAQDSSITFVNGQRIRVRPQAPEPDYEDVEENQSPKKFQPDHQTKNPSTFTAENAAKSSRSKPNRIAPDPPPVSQLGKDQDRNSPFKSILKKSTRSSDSKMLTYSGRSKAGSHFYLPMPNSSRKKVQFLVEHSENGDETTECGVGEVVPDYDQDQADQEMQEKESVVDVSEEEESSNSEDNDSRMCTLRRSTSERFKVEPQKVVFLDTMAIRVKQPRGDSRETFNNCDLQKLDGLIPKRKLSPRPKEPPPLPPPKDQGHCDVSSEDQLTSNEICAEFDQPLLVSPMRRESIKKKQKINTEANIENKEAEGTENIKENIENEQTKEQNANSSLTENTDNPFSMQNETQLIANNEFPDHALVSVDCKENAIQKSSSMPETESTNEEPTFKADIKEIRNKFENPTEQIPQAPPRKRSNNKQPGLNVQIVTDSWNNEKHRKILTEDDEAETKVTQDSPCTENSKDISIPITTENLAQGKNSYLKNNTSENIDCDENSPSTQIRDNSGSVSPSMDYSNKTVVKITPSSSPVHRIQIKNEFPETANIQTITISEHTQRKTSIMINGDDCYSTVNVNDDVPIYQSSVVVKGHGISENNLKNSRRSSSVYITGRFEEEDASKQKSFAEENNYKNEPHYCTCKNNSGEITKEKEEKQIPTENKTIKAVEKTEKNVDICIRPSTPDMLREILRDPVEAVKRNLVPHICGKSDLQRRPRDLKLKNYYPMIPLKETDVSCIKDNGAKEGSPLRPWNFDSLMEDDKDACSEHSSSTQYEFVDPGSDCYTDHSNRSSVTEEELSNRTKFYELLAESSLMEVSENEDHHYECINRHDNDPIYEEIEIPPPLPSNPPPISLLDDLKLDKEFTTRSIFEGASKYDILSYLVDAKERGIVPEDSYTFSSINGDYPKESSPKISHINSSSDLSEDNSLVISGSLTDDKIQFSKNSEIERNDSGVGSETSKSSLSKYRSKPVASSLCEDCETRLESLNDDDQMLCRKCLKKRSERKEIIMEIVETEEKYSKDLQIILEEFYQPMLVAGLLTPEQLSTIFLNVEELLENSQSLAERLRDAVEIALEQGDEDLLTVNIGKLFLEAAPMLHAFETYCVRQGPASLLLASLEKEKELLRIFLRVSQMENTLLRRMNLNSFLMVPVQRVTKYPLLLARLYKVTPNHNEVREQLKEAQHKIELHLNHMNSQTKDVPSKLWRRIGSSSGRRPSTEMDLVNIKLRKIAVDVLEWNHEEAKFALEGKLWFTQPTDNNWRKGRTIKLSPVNALLVTNGKLTNTNKPEREDNALIFPKHSPTREAALLLVRDKNGRYSLLRDPLYLDRCVIASDPAWQSYFEVQELLGKDTFIFKAEDEEQTRLWYQQLQFHAQGMGSWRKRRNALANIMMNGMGLRL